One Neodiprion pinetum isolate iyNeoPine1 chromosome 1, iyNeoPine1.2, whole genome shotgun sequence genomic window carries:
- the GlnRS gene encoding probable glutamine--tRNA ligase translates to MTSTSAEEDVKVFQSLGLSEQKAKETLKNVQVSKHLKSAIAEANKYGVINPDVGTLLYHLASKIKLQISHNIALLSKLVAERKLDTTQRIDAALEYLLQNIEGTVSVEKLEKHCGVGVVVTPEEIEREVEILIKKHKDEILEKRYRFNSGPLMQEVRKILQWADGKAVKSEIEIQLLVLLGPKSETDLAPVSKQKQVKAKPAVKKSDKMDEKKEKIEEEKSSEARTISELMKTKVHFHKPGENYKTEGYVITPNTHNLLKEHLKVTGGKVRTRFPPEPNGILHIGHAKAININFGYAEAHDGVCYLRYDDTNPEKEEEKFFIAIREMVEWLGYKPAKITYSSDNFQQLYEWAIKLIEKGLAYVCHQKSEEMKGFNPPPSPWRERPISESLQLFQDMKNGKLEEGEATLRMKLTLEEGKQDPVAYRIKYFPHHRTGDQWCIYPTYDYTHCLCDSLENITHSLCTKEFQSRRSSYYWLCNALDIYCPVQWEYGRLNVGYTVVSKRKIAKLIDEGFVNDWDDPRLFTLTALRRRGFPAEAINNFCAQMGVTGAQVVVDPAALEAAVRDVLNITAPRMMAVLNPVRVTISNYSDEGPRTINVPDFPSEPEKGRHDIIFDDTVYIEESDFKENAEKGFRRLTPNQSVGLKHAGVVITLQSVEKDASGNITNLIVKQQAVSDTNKPKAFIHWVAKPSLASVRLYEPLFRHKNPEDQNEVPNGYLSDINSQSKKEVVGYVDAGILDNAKPFTQYQFERIGFFSVDPDTKPGKLVFNRTVTLKEDSAKV, encoded by the exons ATGACGAGTACAAGCGCCGAGGAGGACGTTAAAGTGTTTCAATCGCTCGGATTGAGCGAACAGAAGGCCAAGGAGACCCTGAAGAATGTGCAAGTGTCGAAACATTTGAAATCCGCCATTGCCGAA GCTAATAAGTATGGTGTTATTAACCCGGATGTTGGTACATTACTGTACCATCTAGCATCTAAAATAAAGCTCCAGATTTCGCACAACATAGCTCTTCTCTCAAAGTTAGTCGCAGAACGAAAGCTTGATACAACTCAACGGATAGACGCTGCATTGGAgtatttattacaaaatatcgAAGGCACTGTAAGTgtggaaaaattggaaaagcACTGCGGCGTCGGGGTTGTTGTAACTCCAGAAGAAATTGAACGTGAAGTTGAGATATTGATAAAGAAACACAAAgatgaaattttggaaaaaag ATACCGATTCAATTCTGGTCCTCTTATGCAAGAGGTACGTAAAATTCTCCAATGGGCGGACGGAAAGGctgtgaaaagtgaaattgaaatccaGCTACTCGTTCTCCTTGGACCTAAATCGGAAACTGATCTAGCCCCAGTGTCTAAACAAAAGCAAGTCAAAGCAAAGCCAGCTGTAAAGAAAAGTGATAAGATGGATG aaaaaaaagagaaaattgaagaagagaAATCATCTGAGGCCCGAACAATAAGCGAGTTGATGAAAACTAAAGTTCATTTTCATAAACCTGGGGAAAATTATAAGACTGAGGGATATGTTATTACCCCTAATACTCATAATCTTTTGAAAGAACATTTGAAAGTTACCGGAGGTAAAGTCAGGACAAGATTTCCACCAGAACCTAACGGGATTCTTCATATCGGTCATGCAAAAGCCATAAACATCAACTTTGG CTATGCAGAAGCCCACGATGGAGTCTGTTATCTACGTTATGATGATACGAATcctgaaaaagaagaagagaaatttttcatcgccaTTCGGGAAATGGTAGAATGGCTTGGATACAAACCGGCAAAGATCACTTATTCATCTGATAATTTTCAGCAGTTATACGAATGGGCTATAAAACTTATAGAAAAAGGTCTTGCATACGTCTGTCAtcaaaaaagtgaagaaatgAAAGGATTCAACCCACCACCTAGTCCGTGGCGCGAAAGACCGATCTCCGAAagtttacaattatttcag GAtatgaaaaatgggaaattggaagaGGGTGAGGCTACATTGAGAATGAAATTGACTTTGGAAGAAGGTAAACAAGACCCGGTTGCCTacagaataaaatattttccgcATCACAGAACCGGCGATCAGTGGTGTATTTATCCTACGTACGATTACACACACTGCCTGTGTGATAGCTTGGAGAATATCACTCATTCTCTTTGTacaaaagaatttcaatcGAGGAGGTCCTCGTACTATTGGCTATGTAACGCACTGGATATCTATTGCCCGGTACAATGGGAATATGGAAGATTGAATGTTGGATATACAGTGGTctcaaagagaaaaattgcTAAACTAATCGACGAAGGATTTGTGAACGATTGGGATGATCCAAg ATTATTTACTTTAACAGCCTTACGGCGGCGAGGCTTTCCTGCGGAAGCTATAAATAACTTTTGCGCTCAAATGGGAGTAACCGGTGCTCAAGTGGTCGTTGATCCAGCTGCTCTGGAAGCAGCGGTTAGAGATGTCCTCAATATCACCGCACCTCGAATGATGGCTGTTTTAAATCCCGTCAGAGTGACGATTAGTAACTATTCTGATGAAGGCCCACGTACAATAAATGTCCCAGATTTTCCTAGTGAGCCAGAAAAGGGTCGTCATGACATCATTTTTGATGATACCGTTTACATAGAGGAATCTGATTTTAAAGAG AATGCTGAAAAAGGGTTTAGGCGGTTGACTCCGAATCAATCTGTTGGATTGAAACACGCTGGTGTTGTTATTACCTTGCAATCTGTGGAAAAAGATGCCTCTGGTAATATTACCAATTTGATTGTCAAGCAACAGGCTGTATCAGATACAAATAAACCCAAGGCATTTATACACTGGGTAGCTAAACCATCATTAGCATCTGTCAGATTATACGAGCCTTT ATTCAGACATAAAAATCCTGAAGATCAAAACGAAGTTCCCAACGGATATTTGAGTGATATCAATTCACAGAGCAAAAAAGAAGTAGTTGGGTATGTTGATGCAGGAATATTGGACAACGCGAAGCCTTTTACTCAATATCAGTTCGAAAGAATTGGTTTCTTCTCTGTTGATCCTGACACTAAACCTGGAAAG CTTGTGTTCAACAGAACGGTCACATTGAAAGAGGATTCTGCAAAGGTTTAA
- the LOC124221347 gene encoding parkin coregulated gene protein gives MVNEKEFWTEIRKDIPKYKNRKPRVVPAFTIQALQENTIVAKPPHCGLYKPCRPKPSAFRKYYTSGVLPISLENEGNGPKIGWKVDIDKLDFHHYLPMFFDGMTETENPYKFLVTQGIADLLAHGGPKILPVVPQLIIPIKTALNTKVPEIICTTMKMLQHLVRSADCVGEALVPYFRQILPVPNLLKDKNVNLGEGIDYSQQRGDNAADVIQETLEILERYGGEDAFINIKYMVPTYESCMMN, from the exons ATGGTaaacgaaaaagaattttGGACAGAAATTCGGAAAGACATTCCAAAATATAAGAACAGAAAACCAAGAGTTGTACCTGCATTTACAATACAAGCGTTACAG GAAAATACAATAGTTGCTAAACCACCGCACTGTGGTTTGTATAAGCCGTGTCGACCGAAGCCATCAGCGTTTAGAAAATACTACACAAGCGGTGTGCTCCCAATTTCTTTGGAAAATGAAGGAAATGGACCAAAAATTGGATGGAAAGTCGACATCGATAAGCTGGATTTTCATCACTACCTGCCAATGTTTTTTGATGGAATGACCGAAACCGAAAACCCTTACAAGTTTTTAGTAACTCAAGGAATTGCTGATTTGCTCGCTCACGGTGGACCAAAAATATTACCAGTGGTTCCGCAACTTATCATACCCATAAAAA CTGCATTGAATACGAAAGTCCCAGAAATAATCTGTACAACAATGAAGATGCTACAACATCTCGTGCGGTCTGCCGATTGTGTTGGAGAGGCCCTCGTTCCTTACTTTAGACAAATATTACCAGTCCCCAACTTACTCAAAGACAAAAATG TCAATCTGGGCGAAGGTATCGACTACTCCCAACAAAGAGGAGATAACGCTGCGGACGTGATACAAGAGACACTGGAAATACTAGAGAGATATGGTGGGGAAGACGCATTCATCAACATTAAATACATGGTCCCAACCTATGAGTCCTGCATGATGAATTGA
- the LOC124221233 gene encoding DNA-directed RNA polymerase III subunit RPC1 isoform X1, producing MVKELYRETAVARKISHVTFGIDNRHNMERQAHIHVVSKNLYSQDSHRSPVPYGVLDRKMGTCSNQDSCTTCGKTLNECIGHFGYIDLELPVFHVGYFRSVINILQTICKKCSHVMLKETEKKSYMVRVLNPNIGYLTRKALRKQILEKAKKNSTCPNCGDLNGTIKKAGLLKIVHEKYKNKKTIDMAVKRRLAEYNNVLEENRELEGILQSGLLHVLNPIEVQGILERIPVSDVPLLLMNPDCSLPKDLILTRIPVPPICIRPSVVSDVKAGTNEDNLTMKLSEIVFINDVIQKHRQSGAKVQMYNEDWEFLQLHCALYVNSEMSGIPLNMQPKKSGRGLVQRLKGKQGRFRGNLSGKRVDFSSRTVISPDPNLRIEQVGVPIYVAKILTYPERVNASNIELMRKLVQNGPDVHPGANFVQQRSTEFKKFLRYGNRLKISQELKYGDIVERHLRDDDVVLFNRQPSLHKLSIMAHKAKVLEHRTFRFNECVCTPYNADFDGDEMNLHLPQTEEARAEALVLMGNKSNLVTPRNGELLIAATQDFITGGYLLTQKDTFLNKSQACQLASCLLAGDDASMNIDLPEPAIMKPVELWTGKQIFSLILKPNKKCPIRANLKTKGRAYTSNEELCINDSFVIIRNSELLAGSMDKSTLGSGSKQNIFYVLLRDWGEDASTTAMWRLARVASYYLMNRGFSIGISDVTPGQGLLKAKHDLLTAGYSKCTEYITQMESGRLICQPGCSEEESLEAMILKELSVIRDHAGKACLKELHPSNSPLVMALSGSKGSFINISQMIACVGQQAISGKRVPNGFEDRALPHFGRHSKVPAAKGFVENSFYSGLTPTEFFFHTMGGREGLVDTAVKTAETGYMQRRLVKSLEDLCLHYDMTVRNSVGDIVQILYGGDGLDPTYMEGKDCPVDYKRVLDHTRAKSPYRDEQPLDGTSVISATTELLKSEDYSCLSDEFKQELETFLKSVAHKINRLRHNATSKSSAVQQLERLTVSQLVEFMHTCKEKYMRAKIEPGTAVGALAAQSIGEPGTQMTLKTFHFAGVASMNITQGVPRIKEIINANSNISTPIITAALENDTDPEFARRVKGRIEKTTLGEVTEYIEEVYLPDDCFLLIKLDVDRIKLLKLEVDANSIRYSICTSKLRLNPKLVNVRGDSIITVNPNKQKLNINYALMQLKETVPNVVIKGLPSVARAVIHNDDSTGKTRYRLFVEGDNMREVMATPGVLGKKTTSNNTMEVFKTLGIEAARATIMTEIKLVMENHGMSIDRRHPMLVADLMTSRGEVLGITRHGLSKMKESVLNLASFEKTADHLFDAAYYGQKDTISGVSESIIVGIPVPVGTGIFKLLHKAEDSKPERRQLIFDDPQYHKKITKPTTS from the exons ATGGTTAAGGAATTGTACAGGGAAACTGCGGTGGCCCGCAAAAT TTCCCATGTCACGTTTGGGATTGACAACCGTCATAACATGGAGCGGCAAGCCCATATCCATGTCGTCTCCAAAAATCTCTACAGTCAGGACAGCCATCGTTCGCCAGTGCCTTATGGTGTTCTCGATAGAAAAATG GGAACATGCTCCAATCAGGACAGCTGTACCACATGTGGTAAAACATTGAACGAATGTATCGGGCACTTTGGATACATTGATTTGGAACTGCCAGTATTTCATGTGGGATATTTTAGATCTGTGATAAACATCCTTCAAACAATATGCAAG AAATGTTCACACGTGATGCTGAAagagacagagaaaaaaagttacatGGTGCGTGTATTGAATCCAAATATAGGATACTTGACTCGTAAAGCACTGAGAAAACAAATACTGGAAAAGGCAAAGAAAAATTCTACGTGTCCAAATTGTGGGGATTTAAATGGAACAATTAAAAAAGCAGGGTtgttaaaaattgttcatGAGAAAtataagaacaaaaaaacaattgataTGGCGGTGAAACGAAGACTGGCCGAATATAACAATGTATTGGAAGAGAACAGAGAACTAGAAGGGATTCTTCAAAGTGGACTGCTTCATGTCTTGAACCCCATTGAG GTTCAAGGTATCCTGGAGCGTATACCAGTATCAGATGTGCCTCTTCTGCTAATGAATCCTGACTGTTCGCTACcaaaagatttaattttaacAAGAATTCCCGTGCCTCCAATTTGCATTAGGCCGAGCGTTGTCTCCGACGTAAAGGCAGGCACAAATGAGGATAATTTAACAATGAAACTGTCAGAAATTGTCTTCATTAATGACGTTATTCAAAAACATAGACAAAGCGGAGCCAAGGTGCAGATGTATAACGAAGATTGGGAATTTTTGCAGTTGCATTGCGCTCTTTATGTCAATAGCGAAATGTCCGGTATCCCACTAAACATGCAG CCAAAAAAGTCTGGTCGAGGTTTAGTTCAGCGCCTCAAAGGAAAACAAGGCAGATTTCGCGGCAACTTATCTGGGAAACGTGTTGATTTTTCGAGCAGAACTGTGATTTCGCCAGATCCCAATTTACGCATTGAACAG gTAGGAGTACCGATTTATGTTGCGAAAATATTGACATATCCAGAAAGGGTGAATGCTTCTAACATAGAATTAATGCGTAAATTAGTGCAAAATGGTCCTGACGTTCACCCAGGAGCTAATTTTGTACAACAAAGAAgtacagaatttaaaaaatttttgcgctATGGAAATAGATTGAAGATTTCCCAGGAACTAAAG tatggaGACATCGTTGAGAGACATCTCCGAGACGACGATGTTGTCTTATTCAATCGACAACCTTCACTACATAAGCTCAGTATAATGGCTCATAAAGCCAAAGTATTAGAACACCGAACCTTCAGATTTAACGAATGTGTCTGCACGCCTTACAATGCCGACTTTGATGGTGATGAAATGAACCTACATTTACCACAAACTGAGGAAGCTAGAGCCGAGGCACTAGTATTAATGGGG AACAAATCAAATTTAGTAACACCGCGAAATGGCGAGCTGCTGATTGCTGCTACTCAGGATTTTATAACTGGTGGATATCTTTTAACGCAAAAGGATACATTCCTCAATAAATCGCAAGCTTGTCAATTGGCGAGTTGTCTTCTGGCGGGAGATGATGCATCAATGAACATTGATCTGCCAGAACCAGCTATTATGAAACCAGTAGAACTGTGGACGGGTAAACAGATTTTTAGTTTGATACTAAAgccgaataaaaaatgtccaaTTAGAGCCAACTTGAAAACCAAGGGCAGAGCATACACTAGTAACGAAGAGCTGTGCATTAATGATTCGT TTGTAATAATCCGTAATTCTGAACTCCTCGCTGGATCTATGGACAAGTCTACGCTAGGTTCCGGAtctaaacaaaatattttttacgttttattGAGAGACTGGGGAGAAGACGCTTCAACGACAGCTATGTGGCGTTTAGCTCGAGTTGCAAGCTACTATCTTATGAACAGAGGTTTTTCAATTGGAATCAGCGACGTCACACCTggacaaggcctgctcaaagctaAACACGATCTTCTTACTGCTGG GTATTCGAAGTGTACTGAATACATAACTCAAATGGAATCTGGAAGGTTGATTTGTCAGCCAGGTTGTTCTGAAGAAGAAAGTCTGGAGGCAAtgattttgaaagaattatCTGTTATTCGTGATCACGCAGGAAAAGCCTGTTTGAAGGAACTGCATCCAAGTAACAGTCCGTTGGTCATGGCTCTCTCTGGTAGCAAGGGCAGCTTTATTAACATTTCACAAATGATTG CTTGCGTCGGACAACAAGCTATCAGTGGGAAACGTGTACCAAACGGGTTTGAGGATCGTGCTCTGCCGCACTTTGGGCGTCATTCCAAAGTTCCCGCAGCCAAAGGCTTTGTAGAAAACTCATTCTATTCTGGTCTTACTCCAACTGAATTCTTTTTCCACACAATGGGAGGCAGAGAAGGTCTCGTAGACACAGCTGTAAAAACTGCAGAGACAGGATATATGCAAAGAAGATTGGTCAAAAGTTTGGAGGATCTTTGCCTCCACTATGATATGACGGTCAGAAATTCTGTCGGAGATATTGTGCAAATTTTGTATGGCGGAGATGGTTTAGATCCAACGTACATGGAGG GAAAGGACTGTCCAGTCGATTATAAAAGAGTCTTGGATCACACACGAGCAAAGTCTCCCTACAGAGATGAGCAACCTTTGGATGGAACAAGTGTAATTAGTGCTACAACTGAGCTGTTGAAATCTGAGGACTACTCATGCCTGAGCGACGAGTTTAAGCAAGAACTAGA AACATTCCTGAAGTCCGTCGCGCACAAGATAAATAGGCTGCGACACAATGCTACGTCAAAATCCTCAGCTGTTCAACAATTGGAACGTCTCACGGTATCTCAATTGGTGGAATTTATGCATACGTGTAAGGAAAAATACATGAGAGCAAAGATTGAACCAGGCACAGCGGTTGGAGCTCTTGCTGCACAAAGTATTGGTGAACCAGGCACTCAAATGACATTAAAAACTTTCCACTTTGCTGGTGTCGCCTCCATGAATATTACACAGGGTGTTCCTCGTATAAAAGAAATCATTAATGCTAATAGTAATATCAGTACACCTATCATTACCGCCGCTTTG GAAAATGATACAGATCCAGAATTTGCAAGACGAGTTAAAGgtagaatagaaaaaacaaCATTAGGTGAAGTTACGGAATACATCGAAGAAGTATATCTGCCAGATGActgttttcttttaattaaGTTAGATGTCGACAGGATAAAACTTCTGAAATTGGAAGTTGATGCAAATTCTATTCGTTACTC AATTTGCACATCGAAACTTCGTCTAAATCCAAAACTCGTCAATGTAAGAGGGGATTCAATTATTACAGTGAATCCTAACAAGCAGAAACTTAACATAAACTATGCTCTCATGCAACTCAAAGAAACTGTTCCAAACGTTGTCATAAAG GGTCTGCCGTCTGTTGCCAGAGCAGTAATTCACAATGACGACTCCACCGGAAAGACTAGATACAGATTGTTCGTTGAAGGTGATAATATGCGCGAGGTCATGGCCACGCCTGGGGTCTTGGGGAAAAAAACTACATCTAATAATACGATGGAG GTATTCAAAACATTGGGAATTGAGGCTGCTCGAGCAACGATCATGACGGAGATCAAATTAGTAATGGAGAATCATGGTATGAGCATAGACAGGCGTCATCCTATGTTAGTAGCTGATTTAATGACTAGCAGAGGGGAAGTTCTTGGCATCACCCGTCATGGTCTTTCTAAAATGAAAGAGTCTGTGCTCAACTTAGCCTCT TTTGAGAAAACAGCAGACCATCTATTTGACGCAGCTTACTACGGACAGAAGGATACCATCTCTGGCGTATCCGAGTCAATTATCGTTGGTATTCCAGTCCCTGTTGGCACAGGAATCTTCAAGTTACTTCACAAA gctGAGGATAGTAAACCTGAAAGGAGGCAGCTGATATTTGATGACCCGCAATATCACAAGAAGATAACGAAACCTACCACGTCCTAG
- the LOC124221233 gene encoding DNA-directed RNA polymerase III subunit RPC1 isoform X2: MVKELYRETAVARKISHVTFGIDNRHNMERQAHIHVVSKNLYSQDSHRSPVPYGVLDRKMGTCSNQDSCTTCGKTLNECIGHFGYIDLELPVFHVGYFRSVINILQTICKKCSHVMLKETEKKSYMVRVLNPNIGYLTRKALRKQILEKAKKNSTCPNCGDLNGTIKKAGLLKIVHEKYKNKKTIDMAVKRRLAEYNNVLEENRELEGILQSGLLHVLNPIEVQGILERIPVSDVPLLLMNPDCSLPKDLILTRIPVPPICIRPSVVSDVKAGTNEDNLTMKLSEIVFINDVIQKHRQSGAKVQMYNEDWEFLQLHCALYVNSEMSGIPLNMQPKKSGRGLVQRLKGKQGRFRGNLSGKRVDFSSRTVISPDPNLRIEQVGVPIYVAKILTYPERVNASNIELMRKLVQNGPDVHPGANFVQQRSTEFKKFLRYGNRLKISQELKYGDIVERHLRDDDVVLFNRQPSLHKLSIMAHKAKVLEHRTFRFNECVCTPYNADFDGDEMNLHLPQTEEARAEALVLMGNKSNLVTPRNGELLIAATQDFITGGYLLTQKDTFLNKSQACQLASCLLAGDDASMNIDLPEPAIMKPVELWTGKQIFSLILKPNKKCPIRANLKTKGRAYTSNEELCINDSFVIIRNSELLAGSMDKSTLGSGSKQNIFYVLLRDWGEDASTTAMWRLARVASYYLMNRGFSIGISDVTPGQGLLKAKHDLLTAGYSKCTEYITQMESGRLICQPGCSEEESLEAMILKELSVIRDHAGKACLKELHPSNSPLVMALSGSKGSFINISQMIACVGQQAISGKRVPNGFEDRALPHFGRHSKVPAAKGFVENSFYSGLTPTEFFFHTMGGREGLVDTAVKTAETGYMQRRLVKSLEDLCLHYDMTVRNSVGDIVQILYGGDGLDPTYMEGKDCPVDYKRVLDHTRAKSPYRDEQPLDGTSVISATTELLKSEDYSCLSDEFKQELETFLKSVAHKINRLRHNATSKSSAVQQLERLTVSQLVEFMHTCKEKYMRAKIEPGTAVGALAAQSIGEPGTQMTLKTFHFAGVASMNITQGVPRIKEIINANSNISTPIITAALENDTDPEFARRVKGRIEKTTLGEVTEYIEEVYLPDDCFLLIKLDVDRIKLLKLEVDANSIRYSICTSKLRLNPKLVNVRGDSIITVNPNKQKLNINYALMQLKETVPNVVIKVNSSRIIGSAVCCQSSNSQ; the protein is encoded by the exons ATGGTTAAGGAATTGTACAGGGAAACTGCGGTGGCCCGCAAAAT TTCCCATGTCACGTTTGGGATTGACAACCGTCATAACATGGAGCGGCAAGCCCATATCCATGTCGTCTCCAAAAATCTCTACAGTCAGGACAGCCATCGTTCGCCAGTGCCTTATGGTGTTCTCGATAGAAAAATG GGAACATGCTCCAATCAGGACAGCTGTACCACATGTGGTAAAACATTGAACGAATGTATCGGGCACTTTGGATACATTGATTTGGAACTGCCAGTATTTCATGTGGGATATTTTAGATCTGTGATAAACATCCTTCAAACAATATGCAAG AAATGTTCACACGTGATGCTGAAagagacagagaaaaaaagttacatGGTGCGTGTATTGAATCCAAATATAGGATACTTGACTCGTAAAGCACTGAGAAAACAAATACTGGAAAAGGCAAAGAAAAATTCTACGTGTCCAAATTGTGGGGATTTAAATGGAACAATTAAAAAAGCAGGGTtgttaaaaattgttcatGAGAAAtataagaacaaaaaaacaattgataTGGCGGTGAAACGAAGACTGGCCGAATATAACAATGTATTGGAAGAGAACAGAGAACTAGAAGGGATTCTTCAAAGTGGACTGCTTCATGTCTTGAACCCCATTGAG GTTCAAGGTATCCTGGAGCGTATACCAGTATCAGATGTGCCTCTTCTGCTAATGAATCCTGACTGTTCGCTACcaaaagatttaattttaacAAGAATTCCCGTGCCTCCAATTTGCATTAGGCCGAGCGTTGTCTCCGACGTAAAGGCAGGCACAAATGAGGATAATTTAACAATGAAACTGTCAGAAATTGTCTTCATTAATGACGTTATTCAAAAACATAGACAAAGCGGAGCCAAGGTGCAGATGTATAACGAAGATTGGGAATTTTTGCAGTTGCATTGCGCTCTTTATGTCAATAGCGAAATGTCCGGTATCCCACTAAACATGCAG CCAAAAAAGTCTGGTCGAGGTTTAGTTCAGCGCCTCAAAGGAAAACAAGGCAGATTTCGCGGCAACTTATCTGGGAAACGTGTTGATTTTTCGAGCAGAACTGTGATTTCGCCAGATCCCAATTTACGCATTGAACAG gTAGGAGTACCGATTTATGTTGCGAAAATATTGACATATCCAGAAAGGGTGAATGCTTCTAACATAGAATTAATGCGTAAATTAGTGCAAAATGGTCCTGACGTTCACCCAGGAGCTAATTTTGTACAACAAAGAAgtacagaatttaaaaaatttttgcgctATGGAAATAGATTGAAGATTTCCCAGGAACTAAAG tatggaGACATCGTTGAGAGACATCTCCGAGACGACGATGTTGTCTTATTCAATCGACAACCTTCACTACATAAGCTCAGTATAATGGCTCATAAAGCCAAAGTATTAGAACACCGAACCTTCAGATTTAACGAATGTGTCTGCACGCCTTACAATGCCGACTTTGATGGTGATGAAATGAACCTACATTTACCACAAACTGAGGAAGCTAGAGCCGAGGCACTAGTATTAATGGGG AACAAATCAAATTTAGTAACACCGCGAAATGGCGAGCTGCTGATTGCTGCTACTCAGGATTTTATAACTGGTGGATATCTTTTAACGCAAAAGGATACATTCCTCAATAAATCGCAAGCTTGTCAATTGGCGAGTTGTCTTCTGGCGGGAGATGATGCATCAATGAACATTGATCTGCCAGAACCAGCTATTATGAAACCAGTAGAACTGTGGACGGGTAAACAGATTTTTAGTTTGATACTAAAgccgaataaaaaatgtccaaTTAGAGCCAACTTGAAAACCAAGGGCAGAGCATACACTAGTAACGAAGAGCTGTGCATTAATGATTCGT TTGTAATAATCCGTAATTCTGAACTCCTCGCTGGATCTATGGACAAGTCTACGCTAGGTTCCGGAtctaaacaaaatattttttacgttttattGAGAGACTGGGGAGAAGACGCTTCAACGACAGCTATGTGGCGTTTAGCTCGAGTTGCAAGCTACTATCTTATGAACAGAGGTTTTTCAATTGGAATCAGCGACGTCACACCTggacaaggcctgctcaaagctaAACACGATCTTCTTACTGCTGG GTATTCGAAGTGTACTGAATACATAACTCAAATGGAATCTGGAAGGTTGATTTGTCAGCCAGGTTGTTCTGAAGAAGAAAGTCTGGAGGCAAtgattttgaaagaattatCTGTTATTCGTGATCACGCAGGAAAAGCCTGTTTGAAGGAACTGCATCCAAGTAACAGTCCGTTGGTCATGGCTCTCTCTGGTAGCAAGGGCAGCTTTATTAACATTTCACAAATGATTG CTTGCGTCGGACAACAAGCTATCAGTGGGAAACGTGTACCAAACGGGTTTGAGGATCGTGCTCTGCCGCACTTTGGGCGTCATTCCAAAGTTCCCGCAGCCAAAGGCTTTGTAGAAAACTCATTCTATTCTGGTCTTACTCCAACTGAATTCTTTTTCCACACAATGGGAGGCAGAGAAGGTCTCGTAGACACAGCTGTAAAAACTGCAGAGACAGGATATATGCAAAGAAGATTGGTCAAAAGTTTGGAGGATCTTTGCCTCCACTATGATATGACGGTCAGAAATTCTGTCGGAGATATTGTGCAAATTTTGTATGGCGGAGATGGTTTAGATCCAACGTACATGGAGG GAAAGGACTGTCCAGTCGATTATAAAAGAGTCTTGGATCACACACGAGCAAAGTCTCCCTACAGAGATGAGCAACCTTTGGATGGAACAAGTGTAATTAGTGCTACAACTGAGCTGTTGAAATCTGAGGACTACTCATGCCTGAGCGACGAGTTTAAGCAAGAACTAGA AACATTCCTGAAGTCCGTCGCGCACAAGATAAATAGGCTGCGACACAATGCTACGTCAAAATCCTCAGCTGTTCAACAATTGGAACGTCTCACGGTATCTCAATTGGTGGAATTTATGCATACGTGTAAGGAAAAATACATGAGAGCAAAGATTGAACCAGGCACAGCGGTTGGAGCTCTTGCTGCACAAAGTATTGGTGAACCAGGCACTCAAATGACATTAAAAACTTTCCACTTTGCTGGTGTCGCCTCCATGAATATTACACAGGGTGTTCCTCGTATAAAAGAAATCATTAATGCTAATAGTAATATCAGTACACCTATCATTACCGCCGCTTTG GAAAATGATACAGATCCAGAATTTGCAAGACGAGTTAAAGgtagaatagaaaaaacaaCATTAGGTGAAGTTACGGAATACATCGAAGAAGTATATCTGCCAGATGActgttttcttttaattaaGTTAGATGTCGACAGGATAAAACTTCTGAAATTGGAAGTTGATGCAAATTCTATTCGTTACTC AATTTGCACATCGAAACTTCGTCTAAATCCAAAACTCGTCAATGTAAGAGGGGATTCAATTATTACAGTGAATCCTAACAAGCAGAAACTTAACATAAACTATGCTCTCATGCAACTCAAAGAAACTGTTCCAAACGTTGTCATAAAGGTGAATTCTTCCCGTATAATAG GGTCTGCCGTCTGTTGCCAGAGCAGTAATTCACAATGA